Within the Scomber japonicus isolate fScoJap1 unplaced genomic scaffold, fScoJap1.pri scaffold_494, whole genome shotgun sequence genome, the region agagagacagacagagagagagagagagacagagagaggagagagacagagagagagagagagagagtgagagagagagagagtgagagagagacagacagagagagagagagagacagacagagagagagagacagagagagagagagagacagagagagagaggagagagagagacagagagagagagagagagacagagagagagagagagagagtgagagagagtgagagagagagagaatgtacttttactgtgatactttAACTAGTAATAACAATATTATACTGAAGTAGatttttttcatgcaggacttttacttgcaattgcagtatttttttactttattcgTACTTTAACTTcactttattatatatattattaatatgagtgatctgagtacttcttccattATAAATAGTTGATGCAACCTTTaattaaacatcaaaacattaaaaacatcattataaatattatgacaCAATTCATGTTTTATACAATTAAAACTacacttttatatatttatatttattgcatAGGCGTAttaattgtatgtgtgtggtgtgtgtgtgtgtgtagtgtgtgtgtgtgtgtgtgtgtgtgtgtgtgtgtgtctgtgcactcCAGGCTGCAGACAGTAGACACTCCCCTCCCCcttgcatcatcatcatcatcataacacGGAAGCAGTAGacggagagagagtgagggggggTGTGCAGCAGGAGGACATGCGAGGGAGAGCCAAAGAGGGGGGTAAAGAGGAGACAGGTTAGCACtaaggagcagcagcagcagcagaggtagataaggggaggggggcagacacaggtgcacacaggtaaacacacacacagagagagagagacagagaggagcatCATGGCGCTGATCCCGTCTCAGGGTCCTGCGGGTCGCCATCCTGCTGTCTTATTTCTCCATCCTGTGCCACTACAAAGCTCTGGACATGCCTGCTCACCAGACGTACGGAGGCAGCTGGAAGTTTCTAACCTTCATCGACCTGGTGAGAGCAgacatttcattgtgtttttaacccttaacccctcctccacctccacctcctcctcctccctggtAGCTTAGCTCAGTCAATGCAGCTGCAGCCTTTCTCTCACCGTGCTGCACGTTTCAATGATTATTCCTGCTTTCATTGTTCgtttgtttaatgtttaatgtttagcTAGACCGGAAGTGGCGGTAAATATCATAGTTTCCTCTCCTGAGTCGCTATTGTAGGTCTAAAACGTGTGGActagtctctgtgtgtgtatgcgtttGAACCGGAACAGGTGTTATGGTGCAGACGGGAGTGTGTCACAATCGGTGTTCTATAGCGCGGGAGCGTGCAGCGCGCTCACGTATATAGACCATTCATTCTATACACAGCTACTGTTCAGCCTCCAGAAACAGATCGATATGCATAAGTTTGACTGTCAGAGGTGGATTAATAGTGCTCAATGGTTCCCACTAACAACTCTCAGCTTATTGTTGATGCTCTGAAAACCTCAGTTCATCATTTAgagtcttatttattatttctgtgttgtACTGTGTCGTTTGTATCTTTTATTGTAGaaattgcaaatgaaaatgaaggtttttttttctatgggGACATAATTTGCAGGTGAAAAAAGGTAATGAATTTCAATACATCGCAGCTTATCgcaatatatatttaaaatcgcaataatatttaacattgtgATAATATTCACTCCTAGTAAACATaagcaaacaaacatttttgctTAAGTTGACTTGCCTCTATATACATATTTAGTCTCATATTTAGACTGTCAAAAGGTTAACTGATATATGGGTCTGGCTCTAGTTATAATATAGATTAACATAAGGAAAAAGAAGTGAAGCAGAtgttacatttagttttattttattatcatttcctGCAGAGCATTTTGATTTATCCTGGGTATATAAATATACTAGCCTTTATATATACTCAATagatatatacaaatatagTTTGGTAGCCTCCGCCCCTGTTTAGGCTTTAatgaaatgagagaggaaataaatagaaataataaataaataaataaattgcacactgtaaaaaaaaatatatatatacatattaagtCTCATATTTAGACTGTCAAAGGTGAAATAATAGTGTTGTTAAAGTTTAATAGTTTCCCACAAATAACTCAGCTTATAGTTGATGCTCTGATCGACTGATAGTTATCGACTTAGTTAACTGATATATGGGTCTGGCTCTAGTTATAAtatagatcagaggtgtcaaactcattttcattcaagggccacatacagcccagtttgatctcatatgggccggaccattaaaaagatggggggtaggaaggaaggaaggaaggaaggaaggaaggaaggaagaaagggtggggaggaaggaaggaaggacagatggaaggaaggaagaaagggtggaaggaaggaaggaacgaaggaaggaaggacagatggaaggaaggaaggaaggaaagaaggaaaaaaagaaagaaaggaaaagggaggaaggaaaaaaagataggaaggaaagtggggcCGGTtcggacccctcggcgggccggttctggcccacgggccgcatgtttgacacccctgatatagatgttacatttagttttattttattatcatttcctGCAGAGCATTTTGATTTATCTTGGGTATATAAATATACTAGCCTCTATATATactcatatatacacatatatagttTGCAGCCCCCCGCCCCAGTTTAGGCTTTaaaagaaatgagagaggaaataaaCATCTGGACAAACAGTGAAGggttagaaaaaaataaaatgcacactgtaaaaaaaaaatatatagtaaaaAGCAGCAGCAAGTTTATAAAAGCTATATAAACAGTGGAGGTGATTAAAGCTTTTACTCTATAATGAGCAttgaaaacacacaccacacacaaacacacacacacacacacacacacacacacacacacacacacacacacacacacactcctaaaGAGACAGTGGATTGTTTTAGTCGTTCATTCACAAAACAGAGCATCTAAATATTAGCAGTAAGTACAACACACAGCTATAAGTCGCTATGGCAACATCATTATCTTAAACTAACAGTCAGCAGGAGGGTTGAGTCTCTTTGAattcatttatctttatttattaatcacaTGATCATGAAaataactctgtgtgtgtgtgtgtgtgtgtgtgtgtgtgtgtgtgtgtgtgtgtgtgtgttgtgtgtgtgtgtgtgtgtgtgtgtgtgtgtgtgtgtgtgtgtgtgtgtgtgtgtgtgtgtgtgtgtgagagagagagaatttgcTGTGTTCATATTTTCCACATTAGACCTCTCCTCTCCTGGTTAACTGTGTCGTTAATGACCAGCAGCcaggaaacacacactgctgtaacATCTGgcaacattgtgtgtgtgtgtgtgtgtgtgtgtgtgtgtgtgtggtgtgtgtgtgtgtgtgtgtgtagagagagtgtgtgtgaacgCGTGCAAAACATGAAACCCTGTTAATGTGTGCTGTACTGACACCGAAGTGCAGACACGAATACAGATGCtttgagtgggtgtgtgtgtgtgtgtgtgtgtgtgtgtgtgtgtgtatgtgtgtgtgtgtgtgtgtgtgtgtgtgtgtgtgtgtcgttacTGATCAGAGCCTCATCGCTAGCTGACTTCTCATAGAAACGCATAGTCATGTAGCAGGAGAGCTAACTCAGGCATTCCTACTGTAGTACTGATGTCAGCACAATTTTTTTGTTAgtagaggcacacacacacacacacccattgcacacacacacagacacacacacacacacacacacacagacccatacacacacacacagatacacacagacccatgcacacacccatgcacacacacgtacacaccaCAGAcccatacacacagacacacacaggacacacacacacacacacacacacacacacacacacacacacagacccatacacacacacacacacacacacacacacacacacacacacacacacacacacacacacacacacacacagccactgaTAGTATTAAAGCCCAAAAATGCCTCCAACGTCCGGTCATCTCGTCACCCAGCGGGAGACAACTGATactcccagtgtgtgtgtgtctgtgtgtgtgtgtgtgtgtgtctgtgtgtgtgtgtgtgtgtgtgtctgtgtgtgtgtgtgtgtgtgtgtatgggtctgtgtgtgtgtgtgtgtgtgtgtgtgtgtgtgtctgtccgcTAAAAGAAGGTCAGATCCATCATAGTGAACTCATCGATGGGGGTTAAAATACCGAGCACCACAATTCACTTAACGTCCTGCAGCTCTGAACCTGACCCAGTGTGTGTTCACACTtgaaccaggggtgtcaaacatgcggccctgGGCCCAGGAacccggcccgccgagaggtttcggcccactttccttcctgtctgttttccttccttccatctgtccttccgtccttccttttatcctttctttgttccttccttcctttgttccttccttccttccttcctttaatcctttctttgttccttcctccctttcttccttcagtccttccttccttccttccttccttccttccttcattttatcctttctttgttccttccttcctttcttccttccttccttccttccttccttccttccttccttccttccttcctttctttaatcctttctttgttccttcctccctttcttccttcagtccttccttccttccttccttccttccttccttccttttatcctttctttgttccttctttcctttcttccttccatctgtcattccttccttccttccttccttccttctttccttttatcctttctttgttcctaccttcctttcttccttccatctgtccttccttccttcctttcttccatctgtccttccttccttccttccttccttccttcctttcttccttctgtccttccttccatctgtctttcctacctttcttccctccttccttttgccttgtctttccttccttcccttcttatttccttccttccatctgtccttccttcctctttccctctctttctccttccttcctccctttcttccttctgtccttccttccatctgtccttccttccttccatctgtttttcctacctttcttccttccttccttttgcctgtctttccttcctttcttccctccttccatctttttaatgatccggcccacatgagatcaaataggtctgtatgtggcccttgaatgaaaatgagtttgactcgtCTGATTTAaagcttgttttgtttcataTCGCGTCTCCGAAGTACGAGAGGAAAGCTGGTGTTAGTGTTTCTGATCAATCCTGCTGCacatgaacacatcactccgttaaaaaggagaaaataaaagcttATGGTCATGTGTAATAAATTTAATTCGAATGTGACATCATGTTCACTACTTagaacagctgtgtgtgtgtgtgtgtgtgtgtgtgtgtgtgtgtgtgtgtgtgtgtgtaggtctgtgtgtgtgtgtgtgtctgtgtgtgcatgggtttgtgtgtgtgtgtgtgcgtgcatgggtctgtgtgtgtgtgtgtgtgtgtgtgtgtgtgtgtggaggtggtgAGGCTGCTGCATTTTCAACATGGGAAATCAAGAGATACGTCGTTTAGCATTCATGTGGTTTAAATTGTGGGATCTGCGTTGCTAGGCAACTGGCAATAACATGCAAATTTTGCaaatctctcactctcttttttttttttttttttttttgctgcatttaAGCGTCAAGAAGTAAGTTTAGGATCAACAAACTGAGAAAAGATTCAGACAAGTCAAACATTAGGTGTGTcgtttaaagtgtttttataaaATACGGTAAATACGACGACGCCTGAAGGCAACACTagtctccctctttccttccttcctttcttctttcttccttcctttcttctttcctcccccctaccttccttccttccttctttcctttgtccttcctttcttccttccttccttcctccctctttcctcccatccttcattccttccttccttctttctttctttctttcttccttcctccctcttttccttccttcttcctcccttccttcctccatcctttccttcctcttttccttccttccttcctcccatccttcctccaatccttccttccttcctccctcccttccttccttcttccttcctccatccctcctttccttcctttgtcatcccttctttccttcctttcctccctcccttccttcaatccttcttGGAAACCTAGAAACAGgttgaaagaaaaagtgaatcCATCTCAAAATGAAGCCGCTTTGACCGCAGTGCAGTTTTTTACTTTCATGtcctcatcctctcatcctctcatcctctctgaactcctctcttttccttccttccttcccttcatcttcctcctcttttccttctttctataGCGCTGCTGAATCTCCTGTctcagctctttctctctctctcttctatctcTTTGAAGTGTTTGTGAAGTGAAAGAGTgccagctgtttaaaaaaaaagaggtttttACTGCCGCTGATCTCtccgtttctctctctttctctctctttctctctctttctctccatttctctctctttctctctgcaggtgaTCCAGGCGGTGTTTTTCGGCCTGTGCGTGCTGATCGACGTGTCCAGTCTGCTGACTAAAGGAGGCGACAGCAGGGAGCAGGAGAGGCAGCTGAGGAAGCTGATTGGCCTGAGGGACTGGATGATGGCCGTCCTGGCTTTCCCTGTCGGAGCGGTGAGCAGACGGACAGACGCACATTTACTGTTCGACACAATAGAAGCAGGAAGGATCAGTATAATCAGTGCTCGCTCTTTCCCTCCATAAATGAGTCTCGTTCTTTCTCATGAACGTGAAGATTTATAGTGTAGTGTCAAAAGTTTCAAAATCATCTCTGAGagttaaagtccatgtaaagtgagaataaatatgtgttctgagtttgacataccacagaaaagtgtgttgttaaccaccctgccaaatttgaatgattaaaaaaaatcgccaaatatatgaaattaggcttcaaagttgtgtaaagcagcctctttctctgctcccaaacgctgaagccccgccccctaccaagtgtcacctgtcaatcaaagtgaccacctctaccagaaacatggacgctacgtctgagagctttctgctgctaactcggttgctagctcagcggctaactcggctgctagctcagcggctaactcgactgctagctcagcggttagctcggcagctaactcggctgctagctcggtctGTCATCTGCTCCACaaataggaaataaaaaaacaattctgGTCTATAATGATACTTGAAGCATCCAGTGTCCATACATGAATTAggaaacatcacatttttacattattaatagTTTCTGGTATTTttaataaggaaagaaggagaagatgtAAAATGAAACCAGTctagtttgactgtttataaatcTACAGctctctatatttatattctggggctctactggaatatctttgcatgatttacagttaaagtctctttatttatctcatactggctctttatgcagctcctcagttcagcctctgtctataaACAGGCTGTTTaagttcctgtctctttaagccccgcctcctcactctgttctgattggtcggcTTCAGGAAGCTTCCTCCGGCTCCAGAAGCTACGAAAGCAAGCTATAATaatctgatttttcttttttttcttgttattaaCTCAAAATATAAACTTGTCAAATACGTAATGTACCAAATTTGATCAGAAATATGTGATTATACaacatttgttcattttctaGAAACTGACTTTAACCtctgacccaaaaatctgccTTTTCACTATTTGGGAAACgacttttgtccccaattaactgatATCAAGTCT harbors:
- the aig1 gene encoding LOW QUALITY PROTEIN: androgen-induced gene 1 protein (The sequence of the model RefSeq protein was modified relative to this genomic sequence to represent the inferred CDS: deleted 1 base in 1 codon), with amino-acid sequence MALIPSQVLRVAILLSYFSILCHYKALDMPAHQTYGGSWKFLTFIDLVIQAVFFGLCVLIDVSSLLTKGGDSREQERQLRKLIGLRDWMMAVLAFPVGAFVVFTFWSLYLYDRELVYPKLLDNFIPQWLNHGMNDIEEIEVPQIESTFKVVEPSVELRRRLPDTPRLVIQGNVPYAPFISYTLITFPYSADLHTHQQ